A genomic segment from Candidatus Poribacteria bacterium encodes:
- a CDS encoding amidohydrolase family protein yields MRGDFEAYLNDSFRDENGKLDLAALLVLEDEADMDVAVIMPNTQPLPQNSELAEAIRGNPRALGCALVHPTEPEPTEQVRLAAEAWGMRGIKLMPAVHNYNVDDPIVRPVVEAARDYGLIVSIHSGPNNCHPNRIGTVASWVPETPVIMDHMGFPDDLDAAITVAKANKNVSLGTTILRFHRRWGTDPDTVVPTEVKTAVDELGPEQIVFGSNLPEYRPIQVINALKRLELGDDAEALIFGGNLARIYGL; encoded by the coding sequence ATGCGAGGCGATTTTGAAGCCTATCTCAACGATTCTTTCCGTGATGAAAATGGCAAACTTGATTTAGCAGCATTGTTGGTGTTAGAAGACGAAGCCGACATGGATGTTGCTGTTATCATGCCGAATACCCAACCGCTTCCCCAAAACAGTGAACTTGCCGAAGCGATTCGCGGTAATCCGCGTGCCCTTGGGTGTGCACTTGTACATCCGACGGAACCGGAACCTACTGAACAGGTCAGATTGGCTGCCGAGGCATGGGGGATGCGTGGGATTAAATTGATGCCTGCTGTTCACAACTACAATGTCGATGACCCAATCGTGCGTCCCGTTGTTGAAGCCGCCCGTGACTATGGACTTATCGTCTCAATTCATTCCGGACCTAACAATTGCCATCCCAACCGTATCGGTACTGTCGCGAGTTGGGTGCCTGAAACGCCAGTTATCATGGATCACATGGGATTTCCAGACGACTTAGACGCGGCGATCACTGTCGCAAAAGCGAATAAGAATGTTTCGCTCGGAACTACCATCTTAAGGTTTCATCGCCGTTGGGGGACCGACCCGGACACCGTTGTGCCAACTGAGGTGAAAACAGCAGTTGACGAACTCGGACCCGAGCAGATCGTCTTCGGTTCTAATTTGCCTGAATACCGTCCTATTCAGGTTATCAACGCCCTCAAACGATTGGAACTCGGCGATGATGCAGAGGCACTGATTTTCGGTGGAAATCTCGCGCGCATTTATGGGCTTTAA